The DNA sequence GGCACCGAGGGAGTTTGTCTGCAGTCTGGAAATTATATCCTTTTTGTCCGCCCTAAAAATCAGGAGATTAAAGTATCCTTAGGTTATCAAGACTCAGGTTTTGGTGATGAAATTTTGTTTGGAGCACTGAAACTTAAGGACCATGAAAATGGTGTTGTAACATATCAGTACTCGTATGATGAATCGCAAACGAAATACGAAGGAAAAATCGTGTTCAAAAACAATGCCATTTTGTTCGAGTATACAGGCAAAGATGGTTTTTTAAAACGTTTGGTGTTTACCGAACGACTTCTCTTTAGCGATGTAACCTCAAATCATTGGGCTAAGGACGCGATTGAGTACCTTGCAATAAAGGGGATTTTGAAGGGACGAAATGAAAACTTTTTCGAGCCAGAAGGGAAAATAACCAGAGCGGAATTTGCAGCCGTTTTAGTCCGTATTTTGCCTAACCTTCCTTGCTGTCATAACAAGAGCGGAAATGGCTTCGATGATGGCCAGAGCAACTTCATTGCTCAATAAACCTATCCCTTCACCTATACAACTTACATTTAAAGATGCCAAAGCCATTCCAAATTGGGCGAAAGATGACATAAATAAGATTGTTTCGTTGGGGTTCATGAACGGTTATCCTGATCAAACATTTAAACCATACGGACATGGAACTCGAGCAGAAGCCGCTGTCGTGATCAAACGATTTTATGATTGGGTACACCAATAAAGAGCCATACTTTAGGGGCATCAAAGCAAGGTATGGTGCTTTGCTGCCCCTTTTTATAGTTTGGATTAACGGAGCGTGTACACATGAAAACCAGGCTGAGAGCAACACGGGGTTCATTGCTGCTGGTGCTCTTTTCTCTCCTCCTTCCTTCAGCCACAAGCGGTACAGCGGCGTTTTCCTTCGACATCGACGGTGACCGCGCGGTGGACTACGAGCTGCAGTTGCGCGGCTGATGGGCAACGCCAAGCCCTTCGTGATGTCCCGTACCTATCGCCACGCGCGACACGACCTGTATGTGTACCAGCAGAAGGGCAAGCTATTCAAGCTGCTGTTGGTCCGGTATTCCGACGGCAGCGTGGCGTACTTTGCGCGGAACGAACGGTCACGGCGGAACGCCGGCGAGGCGCTGACGCTCGTCGTGAAGCGCCCAACGCAAACCGCCTTTCGCGCGCTCACGGACAAGGGGATCGTGCCCGCCGAGCCGTCGCGCCACATCCGCGCGACGCTCTTCGCGGAAAGCCCCACCCATCACTACCGGGTGGGAAGGCCGCGCGCCCTGAAGCCGTTGGAACGCCCTACGATCCCGCGGATCCGGCGTTCAATTACGTGCCGGCCGCTGCCCGATCCTTCTACCGGAATCCGGCCAACGTTGCCGGCCTGCAGGCCCTTCCTTGGCTGGACGTGCGCGGCGCCCACTATTTCGACCTTGTCCTGACCCACATGGCCTACACTGCTGTCCAAACGCAAAACGAAAACGGATATTGGGAAACGCATCCGAAAGCGAACTGGTTGGCGCGCGAATACAAAATTGGCCATCGCTACATGGACAACCGGCGGAATGTCGACAACGCGACGTTTCTGCACCGCTTTGCGCAGCGAAAGCCCGATCCGGCGATTCGCGCCAGCCTGGCCTAGTGGGATCGCTACCATGCCCGGTACATCCAGGCTTACGGGATCCCGACGAGCCGGAAAGGGCTGCTTTTGCCCGATTATGTGGGCGGGCCGGGGGGAAGGACGACGCACGTGTCGCTTAACCACCATGTGGCCAACATGAATTATTTGTACGAGACGTATCTGACGGACCAAAATCCGCAAAAACGGGCGCTGGCCAACCTGTACGGCCACAACCATCCCGCGCTGCAACACCTGATTGACGAGAAAAACCGGTGGCTTGGTCAGATGCGCGAGGACGGGGAAGGAAGACCGTGAGGATGGGGGAGAAGGCGGCGCAACGACGCCCAAAAAAAAAACCGGGCCATCCAGCCCGCTGTGCCGTTGGTCTTATCCGCCCAGCACCTTGTGCTTCAGCCACCCGATGTCTTCCTTGTGCTTTATCAGTTCCAGGCGGACGGTGTCGAGGCTCATCTCGACCCGCACTTCCAGCTCTTTCATGCGCAGCTTGAGATCGGCGAGTCCTACCTGCAGTTCGCCAAATCTCTTCTCGAAGTTGTGCACCACCTGATCGATCATCGCCTGGTGGAGCTTCATCATCGCGTTGATGATCTCGGAGAAACGCGCATCCATGTGCTCGTTCATCTGGGCGAAGCGTTCGTCCATGGCGTCGAGGCGCCGGTCGATCTGGGCGAAGCGCGCGTCCATGGCATCGAGGCGCCGGTCGATCTGGGCAAAGCGTTCGTCCATGGCATCGAGGCGCCGGTCGATCTGGGCAAAGCGTTCGTCCATGGCGTCGAGGCGCTGGTCGATCTGGGCGAAGCGCGCGTCCATGGCATCAAGGCGCCGGTCAATCTGGGCGAAGCGTTCGTCCAGGTAGGCCATGAGGCGGTCGAGGTCGGCCATCGGGACACCTCCTCCGGTTTTCTTCATTATATCTCATTTCTCTATCCCATGCCGCGCAAGAAAAGAAATGGTATAATGATGCCGAGTCGCGCCGCCGCAACCCGTTGGCGGCCTTGCGCGTCTCTTCGTTTGTCAGGCGTTTCCGCGCGTTTGGCGCGCATCTTTCCATGCTGAATCAGGAGCGACCGCAATATGCGCAAGTGGCTGTCCGCGGCATTGGTGGCGCTGCTTCTCCTCGGCGGGTGGCTGGCGACCGGGTGGATCGGGCAGAAGCGCCAGGCGTCGGGCGAGCCGGGGCTGCCCGAGACGCGGGAGTGGATCATCAAGTGGCGGGACCACGCGCCCAGCGCCCCGGGCGAGTTTGAGGTGCTGCAGCGCGACGACCGCCACCGTCTCATGGTGGTGCGGCTGAACGAACACATTGATGTGGTGCGGTGGGTGGACGCCTGGAGCAAGCGGCCCGACGTGGAGTTCGTGCAGCCCAACCGCAAGCTGCGCATCAAGGCGCTGCCCGTGCCCAACGACAAGGCCAATCCGGAGCAGACATCGTACCTGCGCCAGATCCGCGCCGACCTGGCCTGGGGCGTGGTGCGGGAGGCCCCGAACGTGACGGTGGCCGTCGTCGACACGGGGGTGGACCTCGCCCATCCCGACCTGGCGCCGAACCTGGTGCCGGGGGTCAACCTGGTGGAGCCCGCAAAGCCGCCGCAGGACGACAACGGACACGGGACGGCCCTGGCCGGCATCGTCGCCGCCGCGGGGAACAACGGCCTCGGGGTGAGCGGCGTGCTGTGGCGGGCGCGGATCATGCCCGTCAAGGTGCTCGACGCCCGCGGCGAGGGGGGCGACTACACCGTCGGGATGGGCATCCGCGAAGCGGTGGACCGCGGCGCCGATGTGGTGCTCCTGTCCCTCGGCGACCCGATCTACTCCCTGCACATGAAAGAGGCCGTCGAGTACGCCGAGAAGCGCGGCGTGGTCGTGGTGGCGGCCACCGGCAACCGCGGCGCGCGCGTGGAATACCCGGCGGCGTTTCCGACGGTCCTGGCCGTGGGGGCCGTAGACGGGGCCGACCGCTGGCTCTACTATTCCAACCACGGGCAGGAAGTGGACGTGGTGGCGCCGGGCACGCGCGTGTACACGACGGCGCTGGGCGGCGGGTACGGCTTTGCCCGCGACGGCACGTCGCTGGCCGCACCGCAGGTGGCCGCGGTGGCGGCCATGCTCAAGGCGCTGCACCCGCAGTGGACGCCGCGGCAGATTCGCAACCAGATTCGCCTGACGGCCGACGACGTGGGCCCGCCGGGGTGGGACGAGAAAACCGGCTTCGGCCGCCTCAACGCCTACCGCGCCGTGACCACCGTGCTGCCGGACGATCCCTTTGAGCCGAACGACCGGATGGCCCAGGCGCACCCGCTGCCGGTGGTGGGGGAGCGGTACGGGACGCTCAAGCGCGGCGATGTGGACTGGTGGAAGGTGGACATGCGGTATGCCGGCGAGCTGCTGCTCAGCGTGGAGGGGCCCCAGGCCGGCGCGCCGGTGCGCGTGGAGGCCTACCCGAACGGGAAGGCGGCCGCGCGCGCGGTGCATACCCTGCGCATGACGCAGACGG is a window from the Calditerricola satsumensis genome containing:
- a CDS encoding S-layer homology domain-containing protein; the protein is MFKNNAILFEYTGKDGFLKRLVFTERLLFSDVTSNHWAKDAIEYLAIKGILKGRNENFFEPEGKITRAEFAAVLVRILPNLPCCHNKSGNGFDDGQSNFIAQ
- a CDS encoding S8 family serine peptidase, whose translation is MRKWLSAALVALLLLGGWLATGWIGQKRQASGEPGLPETREWIIKWRDHAPSAPGEFEVLQRDDRHRLMVVRLNEHIDVVRWVDAWSKRPDVEFVQPNRKLRIKALPVPNDKANPEQTSYLRQIRADLAWGVVREAPNVTVAVVDTGVDLAHPDLAPNLVPGVNLVEPAKPPQDDNGHGTALAGIVAAAGNNGLGVSGVLWRARIMPVKVLDARGEGGDYTVGMGIREAVDRGADVVLLSLGDPIYSLHMKEAVEYAEKRGVVVVAATGNRGARVEYPAAFPTVLAVGAVDGADRWLYYSNHGQEVDVVAPGTRVYTTALGGGYGFARDGTSLAAPQVAAVAAMLKALHPQWTPRQIRNQIRLTADDVGPPGWDEKTGFGRLNAYRAVTTVLPDDPFEPNDRMAQAHPLPVVGERYGTLKRGDVDWWKVDMRYAGELLLSVEGPQAGAPVRVEAYPNGKAAARAVHTLRMTQTVVFSLPRGTSWIRLSAVVAPDGPVRYVMTTQFRIYRDPYEPNDTLRQAKPLPWSGRTATLTGTIHHDGDEDWFQTEVSRPGRLDVRVTVDTLRFDPVVRVENPALGVRREIDDGNVQNGQAEVFSLEVEPGVYYLRITNYYGVSVDGEYTLHVRYTPEQPDPAEPNEVSWEAHPVLFGVPVAGTIDSVVDFDWYAFTVPEPSVVTVLFEEVPPLAGLRLTWYDGALRPLHDGPVTDAAVAVHRTVDPGRYLLRLQADEGSKYEAYRFVVTRRAIDPTTP
- a CDS encoding S-layer homology domain-containing protein, with the protein product MARATSLLNKPIPSPIQLTFKDAKAIPNWAKDDINKIVSLGFMNGYPDQTFKPYGHGTRAEAAVVIKRFYDWVHQ